From the Anguilla rostrata isolate EN2019 chromosome 5, ASM1855537v3, whole genome shotgun sequence genome, the window atgtctgccccaaacattatggagctcactgtattatACATACCAAGGGTTAAAGCTCACACTAGAAATGCTTTAAGCTACGAATCTCATGGGTGTCATTATTCTttgttctaaaacaaaaaatatgttctaTATACCACAGAGAGATTAAGTGGTTTAAATCCATAAACTTAGTTATGAGTTATAAGACCATTTCCCTAAACGTTATACTACTCTACCAGGGATTACAAATCACTCTGGAAATGTATCATCATCATTCTCTCCATTCTGTTTCAGCACAACAGTGATATCTCAGCGTACACATACGAGAGAACCTTAATGATGGAGCAGAGATCTCAAATGCTAAGGCAAATGAGGCTCTCcagtgctgagagagacagggaggtaTGTGTATATGGAGGCATCGTCCCCCCAACTGTCACACATCACGTTCCAGCTTCACATGAATGTTCAAAAACGAATTCCTTTGAAAGAGGATACTTGATGAGGGATACTCATTTAGATAGGATGGAAAACCTTTGGATCCAGAACTCCCCAAAGGACTAGACAAAAATATATCTAGTCCTTTTCGAGAGAGGACAGGATGAAGATGTGTTTTCATGACAACTTAAGCTTTGGAGAGCATGGAACTGACTGGTTAATAAACAGTTATGCTGTTTCTCTCAGGCTCAGCTTGTCAAGGACAGACACTCTATGGTCCACCTAGGAGGCTACACAGACAAGGAGCTGTTGGAGCAACCAGAGGAGATAACGCAGATGACATGGACCAGGGAcgaccacagcacagagaggggaaacGGAAACAAGGGGCCTGAGAGCTTCTGCAAGCTTATCAGGGTCAAGCCGTAGGTCCAAAAAGCTAAGCCACTCACTTTCAAGTTGATCATCTCATACCCCATCTTTGTGCTGAAAATATTAGACCACTATCTACACTCTGCGGAGCTGACTACCTATCAGGATGCAGGTTCTTTTTCTGGTGCACTCACTGAAAATTCAGTCCCTGTACACTCCGAGCGAGAGCTGTGTTTGCAATCTTGGCATTAATCAAGCTCATTCAACGTGGGTGTTAGGCTCTGCCTTTGTCTCCCCTCCAGGTCCACGTATTCATGGACAGGATCTCAAGGCGCAGCCAAGATATTGATTGTGTCTGGTTGGGGGTCACAGAGGTGGCATCTCTGCTGTTTATCGATGATGTTCTTGGCCTCATCATATTGTAACCTATGATGCGCACTAGAACGATTTGCAGCTGATCTTGATGTGGATGGGATGGGATCAACACCACCAAGTCTGTGGCCATAGTCCTCTCACTGAAAAAGATTTTGTTCCCTTCAAGAGAGGGGGGAGCAACTGCCCCATTTGGAGGAGTTCAAGTATCTTATTCACGAGTATATACAGGATCGGGAGATCGATCACCGTGTTGGTGCAGCGGCCACAGTAATGCGGGCATTGTATCAGATAATGGTCGTGAAGGAGCCAAGCCAAAAGGCAAAGCTCTCGATTTACCAGTagatcttttcttttttttttagaatattttcaaggtaaaaatcctgcatagtatgctttTAACTCTTCTGTCCCTAAGCCTTCATGAGAACCGTTACCATTACAAGAATAGTTATTGTGGTCTGTCTCACAGTCTATGTGTAGTTGGTTTGCATGGCATTGTTTCTCCATGTTGCATGCCCCACTCTAAATGGCTGTAGGGTTGGGTGTGTGTCGCAGGGATCACTCCAATGTGCGGCGCATGCACACGGCGGTGAGGCTGAACGAGGCCATCATCAACAAATCCCATGAAGCTAGGCTGGTGCTACTGAACATGCCCGGCCCACCTCGGGACTCAGAGGGAGATGAGAACTGTATCCTTCACAAGCTAATCAGTTGCTCattcatttaaactgaaatagaTGAGACACATCTTTTCTCCCACAAAAAAACCATCAAGGGTCAATTCACTCAGCATGGAATGGAGTGCGCAAAATGGAAATGCATTATAATGGATTCAGTCAACTCTGTCATTACATGCTTAATTTTGTGCTCACAAAGATTGGTTAGTTTGCATATATCTGCATTGCAATTGGCTAGATACATGGCACCCACATACTGTAGGGATTGGCTAGTTTAATTATGTCCAATTAGTGGTTGATTAGTTGACTTTTATCAGTACAGACATTCCTAAAAGAAGGAAAACTTTGATATCTTTCTTTGGTGGTGAAGAAGGGATCATTGTCTCAGGAAACAAACAAGGGCAGCAAGGTGATCGATGGAGAGTAGAGAAACAAGCGGCAAGTAGAAAAAAGGTTGAACAaaggagaaaacatttggaTGAGGTAAAGAGAATAGAAAGCAAGCAGCGGCAGCTCAGGAAAGGTTCACTGTTGATGGTATACTGATTGAAGAGAAGATCTGGAGAACATTATTGACAATTCAGACATTCAGGACCTGAAGAAAGACAAAATTATAATACAGCTGGTTCGGCTTCCCTGACCCCAGAACAGACATGGAGTTCCTGGAGGTCTTAACCGAGGGGCTGGAACGGGT encodes:
- the LOC135255090 gene encoding solute carrier family 12 member 4-like; its protein translation is MDDNSIQMKEDLAVFLYHLRIEAEVEVVEMHNSDISAYTYERTLMMEQRSQMLRQMRLSSAERDREAQLVKDRHSMVHLGGYTDKELLEQPEEITQMTWTRDDHSTERGNGNKGPESFCKLIRVKP